The stretch of DNA AAATTTTCCGTACTCCAACGCGAACGAGATCCCTTCTCCCATGAGCGGCTCTGCTCCGGCAGCATCACCGACGAGCACGACGTTCGGTGCGGCAAGCGATACGCCAGGTGTATAACCATTGATGGGAAAGGCGCGGAACTTAACATTGCGGATTGCAGCTTGCGGATTGCAGATTGTAAAATTTTGCGTTTTGCATTTTGCATTTTGCATTTGAGATCCTGGCCCCTGGCCCCGAAGGCCTTCAACCTCTGCAGACAACAGTCGTTGCAAATCCGCATTTGTAAGGTGCGTATCACCCAATGAATAAATACCGACATTGATATGCGGTTCGCCTTGAATCAAGCAAGGAAACTCCCATAAATACCCCTTTAGGCCCTGACTCACTGGGAGGAAGTTGAAGTCATAACGTCGTTGCGCAAAGCCTTCCCAGGCTGTGGCTGCCACTGGGATATCACACATGAGCGCTTTACCGACGGCAGTGTCGCACTCTCCCACGAGTTGGCGCCGGACGCGACTGCCTGAGCCATCAGCACCAACGACGACACGCGCCCGGAAGGTTTCTGTTTCTGTCACAACCAGTATACGACCCTGCTCGCGCCGTAATTCGAGGACTTTCTCTCCTTCACGGAGAACCGCGCCACGTTCACGAGCAGCTTGTACCAACGAGAAATCAAACTCGTCGCGACGAATAACGGAACACATTCCGCCATCATCACAAAACACCTCGCGCCCTGGTGGAACTCGCACGTACGCGCGGTCCACCGCCACATGCGGGACCGAAAGAGGAATCTCGAGTTCACGCAAACAATCGAGGGTATGAGGAATCAATCCGCCAGCGCAGATCTTGTCGCGCGGATGCACAGCTTTATCGAGCAGCAGGATCTCTCCGGCTAACGTAGGATCGTGCGTTAACAGATGAAGCGCAGTAGATGTTCCAGCAGGTCCAGAACCAATGATGACAATGTCGCAATCAATCACAGCACGCCAAAGGTACCACAGGCAGCTGAGGGGCAAAAGGTCATCGGCGAGAAGCTCTGGTTTCAGAGGAAACAGTGGGAATAGAGCCACTGTCCCGGTCTCAATCGAACCAGGAAAGATTAGTACATCTGAGCTGTCGCCCTGAGTGCAACGAAGGGTCGCTCAGAGAGATGCTTCGCTCCGCTCAGAATGACAGAATCGCAACGTCTCAGCGTCACGTGCACGAATGGTCTTTGGTCCAATTGAGAACCCGAGCCCCGCTCTCAGTCTACCCTTTTGCGTCAGCGCCACTGGCATTCTCCACACGGGGGAAGATCGCACTGCGGCGCACATATCCGACTTTGCCTTTGGGAGAAAGTACTCCCAGCCAATCAGCTTGTGAGCTGACGACAGACAGAAACAAGCCAGGCTTGATGGTACCAACTTCTTGCGCGTTGTCATTCGCCTCAGCATGGACGGACACTGGCGTCGCAGCCAACACCTTGTAACGCCCTGGCCAGACTTCCTTCACTTGGGAAACGAACGTCGCGGGATCAATCCTCTCTGGCGATAACAATAGAGGATAGAAAATTTTGACCTCTTCGCCTTGTATCGGGGCAAAACGGATTACCTTGGCCTTCTCCTCAATCGCTTGCTGGAGAGTACCATCGATACTTCCTGTGATATGGGTCGCGGCGTTGGCAATTTGTCCGTCTGAGGCAACCGTCAGTTCAAGAATGACAGATCCGAGGGTTTGCGGCTTGTCTGCTAGCTCAGCGGTATATATGTCGCGAACTCTTTGCGAGATCTCATTCAGTTGCGTGCGAGCAGTGTCGACTCCACGTAATTCATCCTTCGGCTCAGCACCAAAAATGCGTATCGGCAGCAGTTGCTCAGCCGTGGTCACAAGGCCAAGACGTTGCGGAACTTGTACTGGCGGAGGCGGGGGCGGTTGTGGTGACGGTAATGAAACTTTCGCGGAGTCACCTGTTGCCACTTCTTCTCCACGTGGTCGAGTGAGATCATTTTTCGCCGACGGTTCCGTCTCCGAATCGAGGGGCACTAGCTCTGATTTTTCCGGCGTAGAAAAAAACGTTCTGAAGATCAAGAAACTCACCAAAAAAAGTGCCAGTGCTCCAGCGGCAAGCCCACCCCATTTGGTCAGCGCATTCGATGGTGGAGAGACTGGAGGCACCGGAGCAGAAGGTTGAACGGGGGGTGGTGGCGAAGACGACTCAGATAAGGAAGGTGCTGGTGGAACAGAGCGAAGCGGCGGCGGTGGTGGTGGAGTAACCGGACGTACAGCAGCATTGGTCGCGTCTCTGCCTCTCCCTCGACGTGAGGCAGCTGGAGTAGAGGAAACTGCTTTAGCAGGGGCCTCGTCATTAAGCGAAGGGCGTGGCGGTAACGGAGCCGCGACCGTGGGATCGTCGGTTGCCGGAGGAAGCGAGTCCGCAGCAGGGGACACTAATGGCTTCTCAGGTGGTGGAGCTGAGTGGAAATCGCTGGGCAAAGTCGTCCCACACAAGCTACATTCAATCTCGTTCGGCTGGGTGGTATGCCCACAGGTTGGACATTCTCGTGGTTTCCGGAGCGGAAACTGCACGGTCGGATCATCAGCCATAATAGCCTCACTCTCGCTCGTGATTGGCCTAAGCAGTCGGTCCTTACTTATCAGGGATAAGTAAGCAGCGTTCGATTCTCAATAGCGTACGCTAAGCACAGCTATTTACTTCTCACCCCATTCCTCAGGATCTCGTGGCGGAGTTTTGGCGGCTCCACCAGCAGGCCTACTCGGCGGACTTGCCCAATCTTCCTCGCTCGCAACCGGAGACGGGGGAGCAGGGAGGTTCTTTTCCACCTTCTCCACACTGGTCGCGCCGCTCCTGTTGGCACGAGGCAATCTTGTCGGCGTTGGAGGCGGAGGAGCCACAATGGTTTGGCGAGGTTCGAGCGTCGGTTCCGATGACTTTTTCACGACTGGCAGCACCGCAGGTGGCGCTAATGTTCCCGCGCGGAACGCCGCATGCGTCTCGGTTATCCAACTGGCGGCTTTATTCGCTCCTCCACGCATTGCTTGTTGCATTGGTGTCGCCATTACTTCCGTTGAATCGCTGGGGGTTCCTTCGATCCGTGTTATCGCCACCCTTTTCCCATTTTTCGCATCAAACAACCACAATTCAATAGCAATCCGATCCGAACCAGCGGGCTTAATATTACCAAAAACCCGTTTGGCAGTTTCGCCGATCCCATCGAGAGCGACCAGCTTCGCCTGCGTCTCTTGAAACAGGAGGTCAGCTTCAGCGCCCGCATTCTTACTCTCTTTGCTCAATTGATACGTGCTCAGCGCACCTGCAACGATCAACTCTGCATCACCAAAAGACCCCAGTCGAGCCCTGACCTGTTCACTGATGTCACCCGCTACAGTTAACAAACCACGCTGCAACACTTCTCGTGGCCCACTATGAGTGACCACAGCAACACGGTTGGTTTGCTCCAGCGCTTTGACAATCTGCGCGCGGATACCGCTGCCCCACAACCGGTCTTCTGGGGTACTGGCATCCACACGCCCTTTTCTGGTGGCATTTTCCAGGCGGAGCACGACAACTTTTATTTTTTCTGGTGCCTGAGGAGTTGCAACGGGTTCAGTAGGAAGGACTTTTACCTGCGGTCCACAGGCCGCGATACTAAGGCACAATAAGCCACTACATACGGATAGCCAAACGGGGAAAATACGTCTGTGCATACGCTCTTGTTTTGAACCCTTTCTTTTTCGATCCCTATGACCCTTTCTTATCCCTATATCTTTGCAGGTTTGGCAGCGTCATGCCACTTTCTTGCAGCATTCCCCGTAGCTCAACTGGCACGTTCCCAAGTAAGGCCATAAAAATATGCCGCTCTTCGATCATTCCTGCTCCAGCAAGAGAAGCTGCTGCGTCGAGGAGGGAGAGCAGGGCCGCAGTCAGATCGGTACGGTGTAATTCCCGCACTATGAGCTTTTCTTCGACCACAGGCCGACGATGAACTTGCCGAATTCGTGCACGGAGAAGCTTGAGACTCGCATCGACGTCTTTCGTACTCCGATTATCGAGATATTGACAAAACTGAGCGCAATACGATCCACGCGTCAAACTGATCAAGAGATGGAACACGTCAATCTTTTTGTCGCCAACACCATGACTCTCACCGGTCGTCGCCACGATGGTTCGAAAAGCATCAGGAGAAAAACGCGGGCGATTGAGTTTGCCGTCCGACAAAAAGAGCGCGTCCGCGGTCTTCGGTTTATCGAGGGTCGCGGGTTTGCTCACCCGTGCAGGGGTCGGTTCTTTGTGTGGGCTGAGGCGTGAGGGTTCTGGCTCTTGCACCTCAAGCGACGAAAGATAGTGGTGATCCTGACGGGAAGGTAACGGTTCCGCAACGTGGACGTCGACAGGCTCTTCCTTTCTTATGGGTGGTTGAGGCGGGACCTCACTCGGTGGAGTCAGGATAACCGTTGATCCCTCATCCGCTACTACCGTCGCCAGCAGCGAGCGACGCAGGGCATCAAGCTCTTTGATGAAATCGAGCATCGAGGGATAGCGCTTCGCTGGTGACTTCGCAATCGCGCGGTTAACTATGGCGGTCAGGGAAGCTGGCGCTGACGGTAAAGACTTCACATGAAATTCATGGTGTTCATCTCGTGCCTGAGCAAAGATCGCATTGCTATCCAACCCGGCAAAAAATTGCTTACCGGTAATCATTTCATACAGCACCAGCCCAAGCGAATAGACATCCGCACTTCCTGTGATAGGTTTGCCAAAAAACTGCTCAGGCGCAGAATACTTCGGTGTCCCTGCGATAGTAAACTGACTGCCGGCTTCTAATTGCTTGGCGATGCCAAAGTCGAGTACCACCACTCGTTGGGACGGTTCCTCGATCATAATATTTTCAGGCTTGATGTCACGGTGGATCACCGGCGGGGTTTGCCGATGAGCATAGACAAGTGCGCGGGCAATCTGGCAACCGATTTCGAGCGCCTCAGTCACCGATAATGGGCCACAGGCGTGCAAATAATGTTTGAGCACTCGTCCTTGCACGTACTCCATCACAAAGTAATACAAGCCGCGACTCTCATCTTTATCAATGTCGATCACCCGGACGATATTGGCATGATTGAGTTGCGCCATCACTCGCGCTTCACGATAGAAGCGCTCGATCATCCCCGGACTCTCCATCAAATGAGCAGACAAAACTTTCAGCGCAGAAATCGTACCTAAGGTTGTGTGGCGAACTTTGAAGACCGCTCCCATCCCTCCCTGACCGAGACGGTCAATAACTTCGTACTTATTGGAGAAGACCATACTCATAACCTGCTCACGAGTGACAGTAGCCAGTATCTATCTTCTGTTGTTCGAGCGGAACCGCGCATCACAGTTTCCTAAGAATTTGCACGCAATATCCGTCACCGAATCCAACGCACCAGTTCCGTCTTCCGATTTATTTGGCAGCGCAGCCGGACTTGCGGGGGTTTGACTTCTCAGTTTCGCTTCTGCTTCGGCAATCGCCCGCTCCTTTCTTGCGATATCTCGCTGTAGCGCCTCTTCTTCTCGACGCTGGCGGGCGGTTTCTGCTCTTCGGGTCGCATCTTCAGCCCGAGCTCTCGCTTCAGCGACCCGTCGTTGCCGCTCCATCTCAGCAACCTCTGGATCCAGTGGCGCAGCGCGTACAGCAGGCTGTTGTCGCGAAGACGCTTGCAAGCTGTCCTTCAATCGCTGATTCTCCTCCGCTAACCGTTTTGCTTCAACCTCTTGTCGAGATTTCTCTTCAGCTAATCGGCGGGTATCCTCGTCCTTTCTCCGTTCTATCTCCTCTTTCTGTTGCCGTTCTCGCTCTGCAACGAGTCGCTTGGCCTCTTCAGCATGTTTTTCCGCCTCGAGCGCTTTCTGTTTCAGTTCTTGTTCTACAGCCAATCGTCGGTTCTGTTCTTCAGCGAGGGACTTTTCATACGACTGTTTCGCCCATAGCCCACCACCCAAGAGGAGCAATAGTACGGCTGAGCCAATGGCAATCGACTGGCCCTTTCGTGTCATCATCGAGAAAAACAGGGGATACAGTCCGACATGTTGCGTCGCGGTGTTCGTCGATACAGGGGCAGTCGTCGTTGACACAGAAAGAGGAGCCGAGCAATTCGCACACGCTGTGTTGGCGAGCGTCCGCCCAGCCGGAACACTGTTCGTGACATTGCAACTCGGACACGTCACGACAATCGAGGCCACCGTCGGTGGCAGGGTCGCTGTTGCCAGAGAGGTCGCGATTTCTCCATCGCGCATGAGCAACGTTTGAAACGTTTGCACATCCTGCGGCCGTTGTTCGGATTCGACCGCCAACGCCTGCATGATCGCCTCACTCATCCCAGACGGAATGTCAGGAACAAGGTGATCCAGCGGAACAAGTTCATCATGATTTTTCCGCTCTGATGCCGCCGGTGGTACTTTTCCCGACAGCAGGTAATACAGCGTGGCCCCACACGCATCAATGTCGGTCCACGGCCCCTGCTTACCGCCGATCTCCTGCTCATAGGGGGCATAACCGGGAGTGCTGATTGCAGTCAGCGCACGACTCTGTCCGTTTGACCCGTCGCGTGCAGCACCGAAGTCGAGTAGCACAGGTTGTTTGCGGTCGGTGATATAGATGTTCTGAGGTTTAATGTCGCGGTGGAGCACGCCATGCTCGTGCACCGTGCGTAAGCCGTCAAGGATGGACATCATCACCCAGCGAGCAGTTTTGGGCTGGAGTTTCCCGCTTTGCTTCACCCGTTCGTATAAATCTTGTCCACGATAATAGTCCATCACCATGTATCCAGCGCCATTCGCCTCAAAGAGAGCGCGCACTCGTACGATATTGGGATGATTGAATTGGGCGAGATTGGCGACCAGACGAGCCTCGTTCAGAAACAACTGTAAGCCGATGTGAAATTGCGCTTCGTCTTCTGGTGATTGGGGGACGACCGTCAGACGATCAGGTGCGCGTTCCACTAGCCCGCGTGGTTTATATTCTTTGATCGCTACTGGTGTTTTCAGATTGATATCCCAGCCGAGATAGGTGATGCCAAATCCACCTGGGGAGCCCAATACTCGACCGACCAGGTATTGCTGATTCAACATGGTACGTAGTGGTAACGCCACTACAGACCCCGGCTTTCGTTCATCGAAGCCACAGGCAGAACACATGTGCGAGTCGCCCTTGTCCTCCATGCAGCCCATACACAACCGGTCGATTTCCATGATACTCCCCTCCTAAATTCTCACAGGTAGTACGTGTTCACGGTGTTGGCGGATTTCCTATGTCCAGGCAAAAAGGAAAGGAACGAACACAAGCCGCGTCTGCCCCAATTCGATAACATCGTACGGTTCAAGTTTCTTTGCGCTTTCAATCACTTCCCTGTTCAGATACACCAAGCCTCGGCTCTCTCCTGCTGAAAGGAAAAATGCCCGTTGTCTTGGCTCAAAGGAAATGATGGCATGGGCCGTGCGTGAGATCGTTTCATCTCCGGTAATACAAACATCATTCTCCGGTGCACGCCCGATCAGATTGCGTTCACTATGCAAACGATAATCACGCCCGCGTTGGGCACCATCAGTACAGACGAGCCAGCCGACCACTGGGTCGATACCAAGTTGTTTATGGAGAACACCAACAGTTGGTGCATTGCCTTCCCGGTCAGCATTGGCGCGTCCCTTTGCTTGGGTCGGAGGAACAGAAAGAGCCCGTCCCTCATCCTGGCGCTTAGGCGGTGAGGGAACAGGGTCGCCCTCTTCTCCCCCACACGCTGGACATACTTTGGATTTTGCGACATCGAAATAGTGACCTCGCCGACAGCGCTGCATCGCCATAGGTCGTCTCCTCAGTTATTCTCGATATTCACTTCGAACGTGGTCATCGGATTACTCAAATAAAACTGTTCCCCAGGTTGTAACCGTTTGGCAGAGCCTGGGACAATCCGCTCACCTGCGCGTAAGAACGTCCCATTCGTAGAGCCACAATCTTCCAAGAGAAAAGCCTGGACGGTTTTGTCAAAGCCTAAAATGCAATGAGTGCGACCAATTTCCGTCATATTGGGCGGGAATACCAACTGACAGTTACGAGGATCCCGACCGATAGTGAGCGGCTCATCAGTTAATTCTACCACACTCCCTTGAAAATGGCCTTCAAGCGCGCGGAGCACAGGCTTTTGTGCACCTTTTGAGGAGGCAGGGACAGTAAAATAAGGAGCAAGATTATCAGGCGTTGTCTTTGCCACGGTCGGCCCACCCTCGGGTACAGGACGAATCGACGGCGGGGTCGGCTTTGATGGGCGAGAGAGTTTGCTTTTTTCTGCAGGTTGCCCACGGCGGAGCAAGAGCAGCAACACCAACGACGTGCCAGCAGCTAGCATTCCCAGCATCAGGTAGACACGTTACGTATCTGCCCACCACGGAGCAGAGCTCGTATCACTCTTTGCTGGTTGTCCCGGGTGACTTGAAACGACGTTAGCTACGGATTTCGGCTCAAGGGTCACGTCACCAGTTTGGTAAGCTATCGCGGTGTCTTTGAGTAACGGAAGCAGTTCATTAACCTGTACCGCCCAGCCAATTCCTTCGCCAACCGGCAGTCGTTCAGTCGTCGCTTTGCCATCGGCTCCGAGGACGACAGCAGCAGTCAATGCTTTTGCTGTGTTGATACCAATGACATGGCCATCTTCATTAAACAGTGGGCCACCCGAATTGCCTGGGTTGATAGCTGCATCGATCTGATATTGATCGACACCTTCCTTAGAAGTCGTTCGAGCGCTAATGATCCCTTTCGTCACCGAGACAGTGACATCCTCACTGCGCATCTGCGCCGCCGGGGGAAACCCTAAAGCATAGACGGCTTGCCCGTCCATAACTCGGTCGCTCGTCACCAATGTCACTGGAGGACGCTCTAATGCACGTTCGGTTTCGAGAATTACCAAGTCCTTTCGCTCTGAGATTTGTATGACCT from Deltaproteobacteria bacterium encodes:
- a CDS encoding serine/threonine protein kinase, with protein sequence MSMVFSNKYEVIDRLGQGGMGAVFKVRHTTLGTISALKVLSAHLMESPGMIERFYREARVMAQLNHANIVRVIDIDKDESRGLYYFVMEYVQGRVLKHYLHACGPLSVTEALEIGCQIARALVYAHRQTPPVIHRDIKPENIMIEEPSQRVVVLDFGIAKQLEAGSQFTIAGTPKYSAPEQFFGKPITGSADVYSLGLVLYEMITGKQFFAGLDSNAIFAQARDEHHEFHVKSLPSAPASLTAIVNRAIAKSPAKRYPSMLDFIKELDALRRSLLATVVADEGSTVILTPPSEVPPQPPIRKEEPVDVHVAEPLPSRQDHHYLSSLEVQEPEPSRLSPHKEPTPARVSKPATLDKPKTADALFLSDGKLNRPRFSPDAFRTIVATTGESHGVGDKKIDVFHLLISLTRGSYCAQFCQYLDNRSTKDVDASLKLLRARIRQVHRRPVVEEKLIVRELHRTDLTAALLSLLDAAASLAGAGMIEERHIFMALLGNVPVELRGMLQESGMTLPNLQRYRDKKGS
- a CDS encoding FHA domain-containing protein, encoding MLGMLAAGTSLVLLLLLRRGQPAEKSKLSRPSKPTPPSIRPVPEGGPTVAKTTPDNLAPYFTVPASSKGAQKPVLRALEGHFQGSVVELTDEPLTIGRDPRNCQLVFPPNMTEIGRTHCILGFDKTVQAFLLEDCGSTNGTFLRAGERIVPGSAKRLQPGEQFYLSNPMTTFEVNIENN
- a CDS encoding trypsin-like serine protease encodes the protein MRQELRKPQSVVERKVIAILLMLGGAFLPVVVDAERIPPIEQMKKSTVRIICATDTSTGVGSGFVVGTGKHVVTNVHVISCIANKGKITVQIGQLQFIPAKVIQISERKDLVILETERALERPPVTLVTSDRVMDGQAVYALGFPPAAQMRSEDVTVSVTKGIISARTTSKEGVDQYQIDAAINPGNSGGPLFNEDGHVIGINTAKALTAAVVLGADGKATTERLPVGEGIGWAVQVNELLPLLKDTAIAYQTGDVTLEPKSVANVVSSHPGQPAKSDTSSAPWWADT
- a CDS encoding NAD(P)/FAD-dependent oxidoreductase gives rise to the protein MFPGSIETGTVALFPLFPLKPELLADDLLPLSCLWYLWRAVIDCDIVIIGSGPAGTSTALHLLTHDPTLAGEILLLDKAVHPRDKICAGGLIPHTLDCLRELEIPLSVPHVAVDRAYVRVPPGREVFCDDGGMCSVIRRDEFDFSLVQAARERGAVLREGEKVLELRREQGRILVVTETETFRARVVVGADGSGSRVRRQLVGECDTAVGKALMCDIPVAATAWEGFAQRRYDFNFLPVSQGLKGYLWEFPCLIQGEPHINVGIYSLGDTHLTNADLQRLLSAEVEGLRGQGPGSQMQNAKCKTQNFTICNPQAAIRNVKFRAFPINGYTPGVSLAAPNVVLVGDAAGAEPLMGEGISFALEYGKFAAQSITRALQTQRFEFEDYTAYIAQSWLGKKLARLHFATRLFYGGTRRFWFALAARNRRLQSIGLKWYNGVDGWQEKSRRDAFRAVLFSR
- a CDS encoding FHA domain-containing protein, whose product is MAMQRCRRGHYFDVAKSKVCPACGGEEGDPVPSPPKRQDEGRALSVPPTQAKGRANADREGNAPTVGVLHKQLGIDPVVGWLVCTDGAQRGRDYRLHSERNLIGRAPENDVCITGDETISRTAHAIISFEPRQRAFFLSAGESRGLVYLNREVIESAKKLEPYDVIELGQTRLVFVPFLFAWT
- a CDS encoding SH3 domain-containing protein, which gives rise to MADDPTVQFPLRKPRECPTCGHTTQPNEIECSLCGTTLPSDFHSAPPPEKPLVSPAADSLPPATDDPTVAAPLPPRPSLNDEAPAKAVSSTPAASRRGRGRDATNAAVRPVTPPPPPPLRSVPPAPSLSESSSPPPPVQPSAPVPPVSPPSNALTKWGGLAAGALALFLVSFLIFRTFFSTPEKSELVPLDSETEPSAKNDLTRPRGEEVATGDSAKVSLPSPQPPPPPPVQVPQRLGLVTTAEQLLPIRIFGAEPKDELRGVDTARTQLNEISQRVRDIYTAELADKPQTLGSVILELTVASDGQIANAATHITGSIDGTLQQAIEEKAKVIRFAPIQGEEVKIFYPLLLSPERIDPATFVSQVKEVWPGRYKVLAATPVSVHAEANDNAQEVGTIKPGLFLSVVSSQADWLGVLSPKGKVGYVRRSAIFPRVENASGADAKG